From Zingiber officinale cultivar Zhangliang chromosome 5B, Zo_v1.1, whole genome shotgun sequence, the proteins below share one genomic window:
- the LOC121983796 gene encoding DNA repair RAD52-like protein 2, chloroplastic gives METALFLAQSAFPAVRRDARALFSAAGRRPRVSAIPLVVSALEKGPGAPGNAAKMSGAGGVPNSNYVVPLDLPPSFCRPLKEILRDLNKRVPDNIINRDDNSIPWYHANRMLSFYAPGWCGEVRDVIFSEGNVTVVYRITVRGLDGEAHRDSTGTVSLNDEKFKDPVAAAEELAFCKACARFGFGLYLHHEDETM, from the exons ATGGAAACCGCCCTCTTCCTTGCTCAATCGGCCTTTCCGGCGGTCAGGAGGGACGCGCGGGCCCTCTTTTCGGCGGCTGGGCGGCGGCCTAGGGTGTCGGCGATCCCCCTGGTCGTGTCGGCCCTGGAGAAGGGCCCTGGGGCTCCGGGAAACGCCGCGAAGATGAGCGGCGCTGGTGGGGTGCCGAACTCCAACTATGTGGTGCCTCTCGACCTGCCGCCCTCCTTCTGTCGCCCGCTCAAGGAGATCCTCCGGGACCTCAACAAGAGAGTGCCTGACAACATCATCAACCGCGACGACAATTCCATTCCTTG GTACCATGCTAATAGAATGCTTAGCTTCTATGCCCCAG GCTGGTGTGGCGAAGTTCGTGATGTTATATTCTCAGAAGGAAATGTGACTGTGGTGTACCGCATCACTGTACGGGGATTGGATGGCGAG GCACACCGTGACTCTACTGGGACTGTTTCGCTGAACGACGAGAAGTTTAAGGACCCGGTTGCTGCAGCCGAAGAACTAGCCTTCTGCAAGGCCTGCGCTCGGTTTGGGTTCGGTTTGTATCTCCACCACGAAGACGAGACTATGTAG